The DNA segment CTGCCCCCTGATCCGAATTCACACCCAAATTGAAAGGGTTCCTTTGTGGAAATTggttaagtagtttttgtgtaatcatgaaagcaaacaaacaaacaaacctctgTGGTGGAGCTCATAAAGTTTGACTGACTGAAGGACTTAATTTCAAAGATGATAACATTTGTCTTTGAGTTCGAAAGGTGGGGAGACTACCGAATGATAAATGATAATTTATTATTATGGCCCGAGCACCGatggtgggaggccctattgaattTCGAAGGATTCGAACGAGTATCGAACGAGTCATGTTGAATGATATGGGTGTAATTGttctttttaaagtgtttccAGTAGAAATGGTATAATGTCAACAACTTTGTAAAACAGAATAGTGTTGTAGAATGTtgttgaaaaacacatcaaagcATTTGTCTGGTTTAGTTGCAGTTATGTCAAGAACGTAGTTAAGATCAAAGTCAACTGAACTCAATAGAATGTTGCAGAATGTTTTTGATCAACACATCAAAGCACTCGTCTGGTTTAGGTGCAGTATGTCAAGAACAAAGTCCAACACCAGTGAGTACTTGACTCACTCTGGGAAGAAGGAAAACAGCTCCAATGCTAACATTGCAACAGGATCAGCCAACACGCAGAGGGGAAGCAACCTCAACCtcaaaacgcatgcaacgcggagccgTGTGCCCGCTCGCCGATCGCTCTCTCCTCAACAAtatgtgtttattcattcactATCTTTTGATTTCActacattcatttaaaaccaaTAGTTTCAAAGTTAGCCACTCTGCTGCCGAGTTACCAAACCAAAAGACTCCACTTCCCATCCTGCACCTGGGGGGGGGAACCGAAACCAAACGAAAACTGGAGTAAGTTCCATTTCACTGAAAAGAGAAGTTAGTTTCAGTTCACGAAAGACAGGTACGGAGAAACAGCGACCAGAGCAAAGGGAAATAATTCTAGAAAGTGAGTTTATTCAGCTGACTGACTGTCCTGCTCTCTGCTGTGACCCGGAGAGCTTCCAAATCTACTTTCAACAGATATCTTACTGTGAGTTAATTTGTATTCAACACTGATGTTCTTTTCTGCCCCTCCTACAGATGTCTTCCAACTCTACCATCGTCTTCTTTGACCTGGAGACAACTGGATTAGGTAAAAGTTTCTCACTCCTCATCGGTCATCATATCACCTATTAAACTCAAAATGACCTTTTCATTATGTCATTAGAACACTTAGTGCTATAATATGTGCccattattttttgtgttttttaaagtaaccTTTCATTTTTCCGGTTTGAGGTTTATACTTGATCTTTGAAGCTTAGTCCACTTACTGGAAGTTTTCAGTAATTttcaaagctttaaaaaaataatctaataagAGCAACAGATTGTTGTAATGTTCAACCACtgttgtggatgtgtgtgtgtgtgtatatatatatattacaaaggttctatatatatatatatatatatatgtatatatatatatagaacctTTGTAATATTGCTGGTGATGAAAATtctattgcaataattattgatattttctataGCACAGTCCTATGTGGTAAATGTTATTCTTCTCATGTATATTCTGTTATACAAGTTGAAACGGTGTTTGTGTCgcttcaacttaaaaaaaaaaaaaaaacagttatgGAAAGACCTAGAATATTCTGGTCAGAACGTCGAGTGAAACTCTACAGCGCCCCTAGTGTGCAACAGGCAGATAATGCCTGTTACAATATTTAATAGGAGCCGGTTTTGAGTGACAAACTGAAAATTGAGCTgacttcactttaaaaaaaataaataataatataccTTTTCATTTTACTTGTTAATGTTTAGTGTGGAAAGTAAATCAAATGTGTGGTTTATGTCTCTAACAGACACCTaacatttcttcagtttttttaacTTATACCCTCGTAAACCATTAACTTGGCATCTGCATATATGGCATATATGGCCCCTCACCTTTAGGCAGGAGTTTTGTTGAGACCCTGCTAACTTTCctatgtaaaacatttttctaaGAATGCAGCATCATCCAGTGATCCAATGATTTCGAGTTGTCAcgtgaatcttgatgaaaaaaaggaaatatagtTCAAAACAAGAAGATCTTGAGTTTCCCAGACATGTTTTGATTGCATTTTTCTGAAgtccaaatgatgttgttttgacCTAGTCTGAGAATACAGATGTGCCTGATGTCACTGTGTTAGTGTTTAAATCTTTGGTAGTAGCAGTGGTACACATGCATCAAGGTCGCTCTCATGTGCAACAGATTCCCAGTGACTGGTAGACTGACTTAAGAATGAAACCTGTACTCAGCTTAATAATGCAGCAAACACCTTTATTTGCAGGGCAATTCAAAGGCACATAGAGCAGgtcaaaacaagtcaaaacaagaaagaaacaatgacatcaGTGCAATGTCCGCGGACAGTTAAAAAAACAGGGCAGATCTCTaatcttaaaaaatgttttgcttcatTAGGAAACTGGGCAAATTAGAATATAGGGAGCCACCATAGTCCAGATAATTAATTGGGAAAATGGCgagatagggcattagccttgTTGAAGGTCTGTGTCTTCCTAGTTTGCATTGTTTTGCCTCAGTATGACTCAGTGTCACAGAGAAGCTAAATGACTCAGCCGATCAAATAGCAAGCGAACGGAAGATCAGCAGGGAAACGGAAAATTGGAATGGAGGTTGCCCTTTTAACTGTTTGATTAAAATCTATATTCTCAACTCAGTTTGTGGAGccattgatttgtttcttttttaaactgcaaTTTCAAATCGATTTTCAAATTTCATTATTTAGACATGAATAAAGTTATGTGGTTCTAAAACGTATTGGCTGTTTAATGTTGATTTTGAATACAAgtctgtaataataataattttatgatTAATATTTCATTCGTAAAAATTTGATAACAAATGCATTCATGCTTATTTTTGTAgttcaattaatcaataattattgaaatatttcattAGTATTCCTGTAATACTTGTATCACACATTTGAGAAGAACTCTAAATACAGCCACAacgagcaggaaaaaaaaatatttgtatttatattttatttttcctataTCCCCCATTAATCAGACCCTCCTCTAATTTCAGACACCAACGTGTGTGACATCATCCAGTTGTCTGCTGTCTGTGGAGAGAGGCTCTTTAACGTCTACACCCTCCCCTTCCGCGCTATCAGCGAGGACACCACACGGGTTAATGGCTTCACCGTTAGCAATGGTGACCTGTTTCTCCGTGGGAATCTTCTGTACACCACCCCTGTCTACGAGGCTCTCACCTCTTTCATAGCCTTCCTTCAATCCTTTCACCATCCTGTACTGCTGGCGGCCCACAATGCGAAGGGCAGGTGCCTATTCTCGCAAGTGCTGCTGCAGGACCACCTCCTACGGAGTTCAGCAGGTGGTGTCTGGGTATTTGGACACCTTACTGCTGAGCAAGAGGCTCTATCCTGATCTGCCCAGACACTCCTGACAGTTTATGGTCAGTCACTTCCTTGGATGGTCCTACGGCGCTCATAATGCTGTGGAGGATGCCAGGATGCTAGGAGCTGTACAAGATATGGAATCCTAATTCAAAGAGCTTCTTTTTTACTGAATCCCTAATGTTATAAAAAACACACCCCGAAAAACATCTGATTGATAGAAAATGACAGGCAAGTAAGATTTCTGTCATGGCAGACAAATAATGCATATTACATCTCTAAATCAAaggtactttgtgtgtgttgtttcttcttttagttttgtacTAAATGATACTAAGTATCATGTTTTATACTCTCAGGTGTGGAGCCTATTCCAGGATTGTGTTCCTACAAAGTCATTAAACCATTTCTATTAAAACCTTCCTtgtcatgtttgtatttttgaatttCCAACAATCATACATGGGGGTTAACTCCACAGTCGCCTCCATAGAacatgctgtgttttgtttaaggACCCTGATGGTCACATTTTTCCCTGACTGCCATTATTTCTATTACCTGCTGACCAGTTGTGTTCATGACATTGATCCATAAAAAATCTCCAAGTCTTTTTTCCAAGGGAAATTGCAATGCATTCTGTGAAATGTAGGAAACCTCTGTCAGGAATGAGCAGAGACAATTTCATCTCATACTGCAGGTTGTGTAACTGTAGGTTTTTATGCTGATTTGTGTAATAATGActcgctctgtgtttgtgtcagaatAATAATTTCAAATACCCAAAAATATTCAGTAGCCTCCTATGCTTCTGATAGTTTTTTACATCCATTACTAAGAAGTGAGTCTGAGTCTTTAAATGTAGAATGTAGTTTCCCAGGATGACCTTCAGTGAAGCTCTGTGGAATAAACACAGTGTGCACATCAGTTAGTATCATGCACAGCAGGTAAATATGTTGTCTTTAAGTGAAATGTATACAGATGTTTTGCTggatttataattttttttttatattgatattatCTCAGTGTATTTACAGACAAGTGGTcaattttattcttattctacaCTTTATGCTCAGTTTGAATATGTCTGCGTACTGCAGGGGTTTAAATAACAACATATGAGATTTACCCAtgccctttgtgtgtgtgtgtgtgtgtgtgtgtgtgtgtgtgtgtgtgtgtgcgcgtgagtACGTAGATGCATATATAATAAGATTTAGCTCCAATAATGATTGATACATCAACATACATCTTATTGACTTATTTCACCATTTAAGCAAtaacttaaattaaaatttcaACTGGTTTATTTTGTCAGTATTGCTCATTTCTtccaatgaaagaaaaattTGGTGAATgctaaattaaaattatgagATTGAAATTATGAAATGATGAGAAAGTAATTGATGAT comes from the Hippoglossus stenolepis isolate QCI-W04-F060 chromosome 5, HSTE1.2, whole genome shotgun sequence genome and includes:
- the LOC124851890 gene encoding DNA polymerase III PolC-type-like isoform X1: MSSNSTIVFFDLETTGLDTNVCDIIQLSAVCGERLFNVYTLPFRAISEDTTRVNGFTVSNGDLFLRGNLLYTTPVYEALTSFIAFLQSFHHPVLLAAHNAKGFDAPILNRVLQWNHLLQEFQQAVSGYLDTLQLSKWLYPDLSSHSQPFMVSHFLGRSYDAHNALEDARMLQELYKIWNPDQKSFFFTESLML